A region from the Rhizoctonia solani chromosome 13, complete sequence genome encodes:
- a CDS encoding Tyrosine kinase specific for activated, giving the protein MLASRRSLQPVHSFGLVLVKLQISRQSSESSVSLDSDSDITLDHCRTPRPLLLDRNSVSSKNLLAIQSDGETEFALPSPIICPDVETVEINNPIDISEEPVQIESNEEPMITTDMPLSEILEHLGSHGCNDVTSELDESKCSQYALSHGGFGDVFRGALRNGTRVGIKCLKIQLDSSGEREKHLKQAARELYVWSKCEHPNVLPLIGMALFGEKFAMVSPWMENGTLTRLFLNILKLTDTKWYEQRDQPATRY; this is encoded by the exons ATGTTAGCATCTAGAAGATCTCTTCAGCCCGTCCACTCTTTTG GACTTGTCCTTGTGAAATTGCAGATATCAAGACAATCTTCGGAATCCTCTGTCTCGCTCGACAGTGACTCAGATATC ACTCTCGACCATTGTCGCACTCCCCGGCCATTGCTTTTGGACAGAAACTCGGTCTCAAGCAAAAATCTACTA GCCATTCAATCCGACGGGGAGACCGAGTTCGCACTTCCATCACCGATCATATGCCCCGACGTCGAGACAGTT GAAATCAACAACCCGATTGACATTTCCGAAGAACCAGTGCAAATCGAAAGCAATGAAGAACCCATGATAACCACCGATATG CCTCTCTCGGAAATACTGGAACACCTAGGAAGTCACGGTTGCAACGACGTCACGTCGGAATTGGACGAATCCAAGTGCAGTCAATATGCATTATCCCATGGTGGATTCGGAGATGTTTTTCGTGGGGCACTGCGAAACGGAACTCGAGTTGGAATCAAGTGTTTAAAGATTCAGCTCGATTCTTCTGGCGAGAGGGAGAAACATCTCAAG CAAGCGGCCAGGGAGCTCTACGTCTGGTCTAAATGCGAACATCCAAATGTTCTTCCCTTGATTGGAATGGCTCTGTTTGGGGAAAAATTCGCCATGGTCTCTCCCTGGATGGAAAACGGCACTCTGACTCGTTTATTTCTCAACATCCTGAAGTTGACCGATACGAAATGGTACGAACAAAGAGACCAGCCAGCTACTCGATATTAG
- a CDS encoding major facilitator superfamily transporter, with the protein MAAQGKFLQLLGGGRILILSTIQIPLIMWSCLGICCASLVGASFATQVWQIILYKECVFGIGGGGLYAPVILPEWFSVRKGLAGAIIFGGAGIGGIFYPLALNYMLKGLGFRWTLPARASSSSLWTEPHLYYFCEAATGRFLAARYFYALPSFLYSGSGLLPSLTYMSVYTTSLGLPTIDGTIVVVVFSAASVIGQVVLASGIGSCLSTYLLWGYAHSLGLIFGFVIMFGILAGGFTSTWPAACADIAGPENPEVIPNVYGFLGIAKGVAAVIGPVVAATLHRTNGPVVRKRTVGTGFGM; encoded by the exons ATGGCGGCACAAGGCAAGTTTTTACAACTTCTAGGCGGCGGTCGTATCCTTATCTTATCAACCATACAGATTCCTTTAATCATGTGGTCTTGTTTGGGAATCTGTTGTGCCAGCTTGGTAGGAGCAAGTTTCGCGACTCAG GTATGGCAAATAATCTTGTACAAGGAATGTGTTTTCGGAataggtggtggtggtctcTATGCTCCTGTCATT TTGCCGGAGTGGTTCTCTGTGCGCAAAGGATTAGCTGGAGCAATCATCTTTGGAGGAGCTGGAATCGGAGGTATATTTTACCCATTGGCATTAAACTACATGCTCAAGGGGCTAGGTTTCAG ATGGACACTTC CCGCGCGTGCCTCCAGTTCGTCCCTCTGGACCGAGCCCCACCTTTATTACTTTTGTGAAGCAGCAACTGGTCGTTTCTTAGCAGCCCGCTATTTTTATGCGTT GCCATCTTTCCTTTATTCAGGCTCTGGGTTACTTCCCAGTCTCACTTACATGTCCGTTTATACGACCTCCTTGGGCCTCCCGACAATCGACGGAACTATCGTTGTGGTCGTATTTAGCGCGGCCTCTGTCATTG GCCAAGTTGTTCTCG CATCCGGAATCGGGAGTTGCCTATCCACCTATTTGCTCTGGGGTTACGCGCACAGCCTAGGACTAATATTCGGATTCGTCATCATGTTCGGTATTCTG GCGGGAGGATTTACATCAACTTGGCCTGCAGCCTGTGCAGATATCGCCGGCCCGGAGAATCCGGAGGTGATACCGAACGTGTACGGCTTCTTGGGCATTGCAAAGGGCGTAGCGGCCGTCATCGGTCCCGTGGTGGCCGCCACTTTGCACCGCACTAATGGTCCGGTTGTGAGGAAGCGTACAGTGGGTACGGGTTTCGGGATGTGA
- a CDS encoding carbohydrate esterase family 2 protein, whose protein sequence is MAEQRMHLERIELNPVSKDYSTRAAYASRCQRCLVVLTAQEFKAEHNINAQPGACLVDQLCWGNYHGISYQYFRTEDTGYYYSTDHNYTTPWDFVRNDNAYQISNEVFSNTLSKFIQDVRKLYPKQPVLSLPHGDGRAS, encoded by the exons ATGGCAGAACAACGTATGCATCTCGAGCGTATTGAGCTTAACCCGGTAAGCAAAGACTACAGCACTCGGGCAGCATATGCCTCGAGGTGTCAACGATGCTTGGTCGTTTTAACCGCTCAAGAGTTCAAAGCCGAGCACAATATCAACGCCCAGCCTGGAGCGTGTCTAGTT GACCAACTCTGCTGGGGAAATTACCATGGCATTTCATACCAATACTTCCGCACAGAGGACACGGGTTATTACTACTCGACTGACCACAACTACACGACTCCCTGGGACTTTGTC CGCAACGACAACGCCTACCAAATCTCAAACGAAGTGTTCAGCAATACCCTATCCAAGTTCATTCAGGACGTTCGTAAACTATACCCGAAGCAACCAGTTTTGTCTTTACCGCATGGGGATGGCCGAGCCTCATAA
- a CDS encoding aldehyde dehydrogenase family protein codes for MSHYTHIINGKPASSSSTLDVQNPATQRKIAEVPVATKDQLDEAVAAARAALPAWSAKSQDERAQVLEQIAGIIQKNISEYKYILVSEQGKTLNDAEMEIGAAVVMLLETAKLRVPEKVIIDNEQVRITERRVPIGVCAGIAPWNFPVVLSVTKIGPALLAGNTFVLKPSPFTPLTTLRLMKDIQKVVPPGVINVLSGDDNLGPWITAHPGIDKVSFTGSSDTGKRVMASASIGLKRLTLELGGNDPAIILPDVDVAKIVPEMFWAALINNGQTCVAAKRLYVHEEIYDQFRDELAKFAKTVKTGDGTDPESQLGPVQNLMQYKKVLSFFEDAKANGYKFVTGGDVNPNPTDGLFIPASFVDNPPEDSKIVREEPFGPIVPLLKWSDEADVIKRANDTNMGLAASVWGKDLAAVQRIAKQIEAGVVCMNERNPVTPFSSFGGHKESGIGVENGLSGLLSYSNIQTLTLKKQPAFV; via the exons ATGTCTCACTATACTCACATCATCAACGGCAAGCCtgcctcttcctcatcaACCCTTGACGTCCAAAACCCTGCCACTCAGAGGAAGATTGCTGAGGTTCCGGTCGCAACTAAGGACCAG CTTGATGAGGCTGTTGCTGCCGCTCGTGCCGCCCTTCCAGCATGGTCAGCTAAGTCTCAGGACGAACGCGCACAGGTGCTCGAGCAGATTGCAGGCATTATTCAGAAGAACATATCCGAATACAAGTACATCCTTGTTTCGGAACAAGGGAAAACT CTGAATGATGCGGAAATGGAGATCGGTGCAGCGGTTGTTATGCTGCTTGAGACCGCTAAGCTTCGAGTACCTGAAAAGGTGATCATTGACAATGAACAAGTAAGGATTACCGAGCGTCGGGTACCGATTGGAGTG TGTGCAGGTATCGCCCCATG GAACTTCCCGGTGGTGCTCTCGGTGACAAAAATTGGACCCGCTCTCTTAGCGGGCAATACCTTCGTCCTCAAACCCTCTCCTTTTACTCCTCTCACCACTCTCCGGCTCATGAAGGATATCCAAAAAGTTGTCCCGCCCGGCGTCATTAACGTGTTAAGCGGCGACGACAACCTTGGACCTTGGATAACCGCCCATCCCGGTATCGACAAGGTCAGCTTCACTGGGTCGAGCGATACCGGTAAGAGAGTCATGGCGAGTGCCAGTATCGGTCTGAAGCGACTGACGCTTGAGCTTG GTGGTAATGATCCAGCCATTATTCTCCCTGATGTCGACGTTGCGAAGATTGTGCCTGAGATGTTTTGGGCCGCACTTATT AACAATGGGCAGACTT GCGTTGCTG CAAAGCGCCTGTACGTGCACGAAGAAATCTATGACCAGTTCAGGGATGAGCTCGCTAAGTTCGCCAAGACTGTCAAGACCGGCGATGGCACCGATCCTGAATCGCAGCTTGGCCCCGTCCAGAACCTCATGCAGTACAAGAAAGTGCTCTCGTTCTTCGAAGATGCCAAAGCGAACGGATACAAGTTCGTGACTGGCGGAGATGTGAACCCGAACCCGACCGATGGGTTATTCATACCTGCCTCGTTTGTCGATAACCCTCCCGAGGACTCGAAGATTGTGCGCGAGGAGCCATTCGGACCCATCGTACCCCTATTGAAATGGAGTGACGAAGCTGATGTCATCAAGCGTGCTA ACGACACCAATATGGGGCTGGCTGCTTCTGTCTGGGGCAAGGACTTGGCGGCCGTCCAGAGGATCGCCAAGCAGATTGAGGCTGGGG TTGTATGCATGAACGAGCGCAACCCAGTTACTCCATTCTCG TCCTTCGGGGGTCACAAGGAGTCCGGAATTGGCGTCGAGAACGGTCTTAGTGGGTTGTTGAGTTATTCGAATATCCAGACTTTGACTCTCAAGAAGCAGCCCGCTTTTGTATAA
- a CDS encoding aldehyde dehydrogenase family protein, whose translation MSHYTHIINGKPASSSSTLDVQNPATQRKIAEVPVATKDQLDEAVAAARAALPAWSAKSQDERAQVLEQIAGIIQKNISEYKYILVSEQGKTLANAEMEIGVAIAMLLETAKLRVPEKVIIDNEQVRITERRVPIGVCAGIAPWNFPVMQAATKIGPALLAGNTLVLKPSPFTPLTTLRLVKDIQKVVPPGVINVLSGDDNLGPWITAHPGIDKVSFTGSTDTGKRVMASASTGLKRLTLELGGNDPAIILPDVDVVKIVPEMFWAALINNGQTCVAAKRLYVHEEIYDQFRDELAKFAKTVKTGDGTDPESQLGPVQNLMQYKKVLSFFEDAKANGYKFVTGGDVNPNPTDGLFIPASFVDNPPEDSKIVREEPFGPIVPLLKWSDETDVIKRANDTNMGLASSVWGKDLVTVERIAKQIEAGVVCMNEFNPVTPFAAFGGHKESGIGVENGLNGLLSYSNIQTLTLKKQPTFV comes from the exons ATGTCTCACTATACTCACATCATCAACGGCAAGCCtgcctcttcctcatcaACCCTTGACGTCCAAAACCCTGCCACTCAGAGGAAGATTGCTGAGGTTCCGGTCGCAACTAAGGACCAG CTTGATGAGGCTGTTGCTGCCGCTCGTGCCGCCCTTCCAGCATGGTCAGCTAAGTCTCAGGACGAACGCGCACAGGTGCTTGAGCAGATTGCAGGCATTATTCAGAAGAACATATCCGAATACAAGTACATCCTTGTTTCGGAACAAGGGAAAACT CTGGCTAATGCAGAAATGGAGATTGGTGTAGCAATCGCTATGCTGCTTGAGACCGCTAAGCTTCGAGTACCTGAAAAGGTGATCATTGACAATGAACAAGTAAGGATTACCGAGCGTCGGGTACCGATTGGAGTG TGTGCAGGTATCGCCCCATG GAACTTCCCAGTGATGCAAGCGGCGACAAAAATTGGACCCGCTCTCTTAGCGGGCAATACCCTTGTCCTCAAACCTTCCCCTTTCACTCCTCTCACCACTCTCAGGCTCGTGAAGGATATCCAAAAGGTCGTCCCGCCCGGCGTTATTAACGTGTTAAGCGGCGATGACAACCTTGGACCTTGGATAACCGCCCATCCCGGTATCGACAAGGTCAGCTTCACTGGATCGACCGACACTGGTAAAAGGGTCATGGCAAGCGCCAGTACTGGTCTGAAGCGACTGACGCTTGAGCTCG GTGGTAATGACCCAGCTATTATTCTTCCCGATGTCGACGTTGTGAAGATTGTGCCTGAGATGTTTTGGGCAGCACTTATT AATAACGGGCAGACTT GCGTTGCTG CAAAGCGCCTGTACGTGCACGAAGAAATCTATGACCAGTTCAGGGATGAGCTCGCTAAGTTCGCCAAGACTGTCAAGACCGGCGATGGCACCGATCCTGAATCGCAGCTTGGCCCCGTCCAGAACCTCATGCAGTACAAGAAAGTGCTCTCGTTCTTCGAAGATGCCAAAGCGAACGGATACAAGTTCGTGACTGGCGGAGATGTGAACCCGAACCCGACCGATGGGTTATTCATACCTGCCTCGTTCGTTGACAACCCCCCTGAGGACTCGAAGATCGTGCGGGAAGAACCCTTTGGACCTATAGTGCCACTGCTAAAGTGGAGTGACGAAACGGATGTTATTAAACGTGCTA ATGATACCAATATGGGGTTGGCGTCTTCTGTATGGGGCAAGGACTTGGTGACTGTCGAGAGGATCGCCAAGCAGATTGAGGCTGGAG TTGTATGCATGAACGAGTTCAACCCAGTCACTCCATTTGCG GCCTTCGGGGGTCACAAGGAGTCCGGAATTGGCGTCGAGAACGGGCTCAACGGCTTGCTGAGCTATTcgaatattcagaccttgacTCTCAAGAAGCAGCCTACCTTTGTGTAG
- a CDS encoding CHAT domain protein has product MQHSLDNIASGIQRISTQLSRMDDDHPRMPFFLSALAAAHDMRYNLIGERDDINKAIEWGFTSLLLTPDDSPSLPDLLVNLGRCHAKRFEQFAGSLEDIAQSIEYTLAAVSLTSEVNPKLPALLADLGECYKKRFRRTGDPKDLNKSIEHESRGLALAPEGYPYLLLQLVKLGESYTDRYDHTGEMDDLKKAIQYGSRALSMTPPGHPDLSRQLDHLGLSHRKQFERLGEPNDLEKAIEYGSRALRLTPDGDRTLSRRLANLGVSYSVRYRRFGELIDLEKAIEHESRALALNPSSPGRLTNLGAFYYYRFQRLGNVDDLEKSIEYGSRALELTLNDHPELPSRLANLGLSYNHRHQRLGNLNDLEKAIEYGTRAVALTPDSLPHLTTHLTSLGISHSSRYNYLGEMKDLEKSIEYESRALALTPDDHPELANQLSNLAQSYSARFKRLKKLEDHKKAFEYGSRALALTLQDDPSLASRLSNIGLLYRDQFQLLGQQEDIDKSIAYQVRALALTPEGQQDLPSRLASLGLSHVLRFLSLRERDDIEKSIQYASRAVALNPDGDPKLSIQSFGLAGSYVLRYHSTGDASHLEEALKYYRLAIHSPGGTPREKFTYAFMWAKLSSEYNSFDPIEAYQTTMDLLPQFIWLGATNNQRYSDLSSAAALAVHAASAAIASSKHALALEWLEHARCVVWNQSLMLRSPLEELHSAHPDLASRLRKVSYQLHSAASESQEFRALSTGTMTQEQIAQEHRRLASEYNDLVAQARMLPGFGDLLRPVKSKNLIRAARNGPVAVINCDDDRCDALMILPEHETIHHIALPNFNANKARHARSELVESLRDKGIRERGFRRLEEPGKRANFGNVLAILWNDVVKPILDWLGYTCNHAGEMPHITWCPTGALSFLPLHAAGDYNQPQSKTFDYVISSYAPTLTSLLSLTSSSLGPGSRVLGVGLQFTPGHNPLLGTAGELSSVRTHIESMANYTQLVDSQATTMAVLDAMDKHDWIHIACHAHQNIVDPTKSGFYMHDGTLDLASINRRLFKNKGLAFLSACQTATGDERLPDEAIHLASGMLMAGYSSVIATMWSVFDDDAPLVADRVYAQLMKTGKVGNGEAGRSLHNAVAELRNKVGEKKFERWVPYIHVGS; this is encoded by the exons ATGCAGCATTCATTGGATAATATTGCGAGTGGCATCCAACGCATATCCACTCAACTGTCTCGAATGGATGACGATCATCCCCGGATGCCATTCTTTCTGTCAGCTCTCGCGGCTGCCCACGATATGCGATATAATCTCATCGGAGAAAGGGATGACATAAATAAAGCAATCGAATGGGGGTTTACCTCGCTTTTGCTGACCCCGGATGACAGCCCGAGCCTCCCCGATCTGCTAGTTAATCTTGGGAGGTGTCACGCCAAGCGGTTCGAGCAATTTGCTGGTAGCCTAGAGGATATCGCACAATCAATCGAGTACACACTTGCTGCCGTCTCTCTGACTTCCGAAGTAAACCCAAAGCTACCAGCATTACTTGCCGATCTAGGAGAATGCTACAAGAAGCGTTTTCGCCGCACAGGAGACCCGAAAGACCTCAACAAGTCGATTGAACATGAGTCTCGAGGACTTGCACTTGCTCCTGAAGGGTATCCATATTTACTACTCCAGCTGGTTAAACTTGGGGAGTCCTACACAGATCGGTATGATCATACAGGTGAGATGGATGACCTTAAAAAGGCAATACAGTATGGCTCCCGCGCTCTCTCTATGACTCCACCTGGTCATCCGGACTTGTCACGCCAGTTGGATCATTTGGGTCTGTCCCACAGAAAGCAATTTGAGCGGCTAGGCGAACCAAATGACCTGGAGAAGGCCATTGAATATGGATCCCGAGCACTGAGATTGACTCCAGATGGCGACCGTACCTTGTCCAGACGTCTCGCCAATTTAGGGGTATCTTATAGCGTCCGGTACCGACGTTTTGGTGAATTAATCGACCTCGAAAAAGCAATAGAGCATGAATCTCGCGCGCTTGCTCTGAACCCAAGTTCGCCCGGACGGCTTACAAACCTCGGGGCGTTTTATTACTATCGCTTCCAGCGTCTAGGCAATGTGGATGATCTTGAGAAGTCCATCGAATACGGGTCTCGCGCACTTGAACTGACCCTCAATGACCACCCAGAGTTGCCAAGTCGACTTGCAAATTTAGGGCTATCTTACAACCATCGGCACCAGCGTCTAGGTAATCTGAATGACCTAGAAAAAGCAATCGAGTACGGAACTCGCGCGGTCGCGCTAACACCCGATAGTCTTCCGCATTTAACCACCCACCTTACCAGCCTAGGGATATCCCATTCGTCTCGTTATAACTATCTAGGTGAAATGAAAGATTTGGAAAAATCAATAGAATACGAATCTCGGGCGCTTGCTTTGACCCCCGATGATCATCCGGAGTTAGCGAATCAACTTTCTAATCTAGCACAGTCTTACAGCGCACGATTTAAACGCCTCAAGAAGCTGGAGGATCATAAAAAGGCTTTTGAGTACGGGTCTCGTGCACTGGCATTGACTCTTCAGGACGACCCGTCCTTGGCCAGCCGACTGAGCAACATAGGGTTGCTTTACAGGGACCAATTCCAGCTTCTAGGTCAACAAGAGGACATTGACAAGTCAATCGCATACCAAGTTCGTGCACTAGCTTTAACTCCTGAGGGtcagcaagacttgccaagccGACTGGCTAGTCTTGGTCTATCTCACGTTCTTCGATTTCTGTCCTTGCGCGAACGGGATGATATCGAAAAATCGATTCAGTATGCTTCCCGTGCGGTCGCTTTGAACCCGGATGGCGACCCGAAATTATCTATACAGTCTTTCGGCTTAGCAGGCTCTTACGTTCTTCGGTATCATAGCACCGGTGATGCATCTCATTTGGAAGAGGCTTTGAAATATTATCGCCTGGCCATCCATTCGCCTGGGGGAACCCCGCGCGAAAAGTTTACATATGCCTTCATGTGGGCGAAGCTTTCTTCCGAATACAATTCATTTGATCCTATCGAAGCATACCAGACCACCATGGACCTCCTTCCCCAATTCATCTGGCTAGGCGCCACCAATAATCAAAGGTATAGCGATCTGTCAAGCGCAGCAGCACTGGCTGTGCATGCAGCCTCAGCGGCCATCGCTTCTTCTAAACATGCACTAGCTCTCGAATGGCTGGAGCACGCAAGATGCGTAGTCTGGAATCAGAGCCTCATGTTGCGTTCACCTCTCGAAGAACTTCATTCTGCACATCCAGACCTAGCTAGCCGTCTCCGAAAAGTGTCTTACCAACTGCATAGTGCTGCCTCTGAGTCGCAAGAGTTTCGAGCCTTATCCACCGGAACGATGACTCAGGAACAAATCGCACAAGAGCATCGACGTCTGGCCAGCGAATACAACGACCTAGTAGCCCAAGCGCGCATGCTACCAGGATTTGGGGATCTTCTAAGACCTGTGAAGTCCAAAAACCTTATTCGAGCCGCTCGTAATGGGCCCGTTGCCGTGATAAACTGCGATGATGACCGTTGTGATGCTCTAATGATCCTTCCTGAACATGAAACTATTCATCATATTGCTCTACCTAACTTCAACGCAAACAAAGCTCGGCATGCTCGTTCCGAACTCGTAGAATCGCTTAGGGATAAAGGGATTAGAGAACGTGGATTTAGACGTCTCGAAGAGCCAGGAAAGCGAGCCAATTTCGGGAACGTACTGGCTATCCTGTGGAATGATGTTGTCAAACCTATCTTAGACTGGCTCGGATATACA TGTAACCACGCCGGTGAAATGCCCCATATAACATGGTGCCCTACCGGCGCACTCTCGTTTCTCCCATTGCACGCTGCCGGAGACTATAATCAGCCACAATCGAAGACCTTTGACTATGTCATATCCTCCTATGCACCTACTCTTACCTCCCTCCTCTCACTCACCTCCAGCTCTTTGGGTCCCGGTTCTCGAGTTCTTGGGGTCGGCCTACAGTTTACCCCCGGCCATAATCCATTGCTGGGAACCGCTGGAGAGCTGTCATCAGTTCGAACTCATATAGAGAGCATGGCTAATTATACACAGCTTGTCGATAGCCAGGCAACTACTATGGCTGTGCTTGACGCGATGGATAAACACGACTGGATTCATATTGCTTGCCACGCTCATCAGAATATTGTAGATCCGACCAAAAGTGGATTCTATATGCATGATGGCACCCTTGACCTAGCCTCCATCAACCGGCGGTTATTCAAGAATAAGGGTTTAGCTTTCCTTTCCGCTTGCCAGACTGCGACAGGAGATGAAAGGCTACCTGACGAAGCCATCCATTTGGCATCGGGAATGTTGATGGCAGGGTACTCAAGTGTGATAGCAACAATGTGGTCTGTATTTGATGATGATGCGCCACTAGTAGCGGAcagggtatatgcgcaactGATGAAAACCGGAAAAGTTGGGAATGGAGAAGCAGGGAGGTCTTTGCATAACGCAGTTGCAGAATTACGGAACAAAGTTGGGGAGAAAAAGTTCGAACGATGGGTGCCATATATCCATGTTGGATCTTGA